A genome region from Triticum aestivum cultivar Chinese Spring chromosome 2B, IWGSC CS RefSeq v2.1, whole genome shotgun sequence includes the following:
- the LOC123043315 gene encoding uncharacterized protein: MREFWSIYKLVDDSPAQIIEADRILENSAKRQFRQKWYQARKEAVKLYYKDIVKEPIKDHEACQKELTKNQYMQAQLYWCTDHEVWESICDYWCSSKFEGLRNLGRVSRFKSEDIAQNRGGSRSFVQTESMLGKEHGPAAATNMNTYKCMKAGVKIVPRVEKVAPSTTLRSTRVLTPITQF; this comes from the exons ATGCGGGAGTTTTGG AGTATATACAAACTAGTTGATGATTCTCCTGCCCAAATAATTGAAGCTGATCGTATTCTTGAAAATTCTGCAAAGAGACAATTTAGGCAGAAGTGGTACCAAGCCCGTAAGGAAGCCGTCAAACTGTACTATAAGGATATTGTTAAGGAGCCCATCAAAGATCATGAAGCATGTCAAAAAGAGCTTACCAAAAACCAATATATGCAAGCTCAGCTTTATTGGTGCACTGATCATGAAGTGTGGGAAAGCATATGTGACTACTGGTGCTCCTCTAAATTCGAGGGGTTGCGGAACCTTGGCCGAGTGTCACGCTTCAAGTCAGAGGATATTGCTCAAAACCGGGGTGGTTCACGATCATTTGTTCAGACCGAAAGCATGTTG GGAAAAGAGCATGGGCCTGCAGCAGCAACAAACATGAACACTTACAAGTGCATGAAGGCAGGAGTTAAAATTGTACCGAGAGTGGAGAAAGTGGCCCCATCAACAACACTAAGGTCAACGAGGGTCTT AACACCTATTACACAGTTCTGA